The following proteins are encoded in a genomic region of Borreliella mayonii:
- a CDS encoding plasmid maintenance protein, with translation MKDVSPNVKSPTCHNKHQHKLISLTSTLDFLNKKDKKYTQQNILYCFNENLKRNGLSPTTLRTMQNYLYKLEKVLKVTTNYYQHMGVNCGTEIYYKLKYPKKECYQKINKYFKERKNSRFKSRVNNHFKDNISKNGNVNSVGCLKNKNNIKEERKINQIEKYQIRNYFNKCNFKTEKALSILNLNTDKDTKIEAMKILKQNEIALIKRFNIKKFCIKEKQNKLKNILNNTQKELEKNGYNSEQLKINFQKVYESYKFKPHFIIENHKYNDLSNIKRKLEKSIERKKENSQKDYQNLKGNIFNILIEQLKKETNIRILKPIIKEYLNNQKKIEYNKVFGIYYLELLEIIKNEKNSLTVEESNIKAV, from the coding sequence ATGAAAGATGTTTCCCCAAACGTAAAAAGTCCAACTTGCCACAACAAACACCAACACAAATTAATATCTCTTACTTCAACACTAGATTTTCTAAACAAAAAAGATAAAAAATACACACAACAAAACATACTCTACTGCTTTAACGAAAATCTAAAAAGAAATGGTCTATCTCCCACTACACTAAGAACAATGCAAAATTATCTTTACAAATTAGAAAAAGTATTAAAAGTTACAACTAATTATTACCAACACATGGGTGTAAATTGTGGAACTGAAATTTACTATAAGCTAAAGTATCCTAAAAAAGAATGTTACCAGAAAATCAACAAGTACTTTAAAGAGCGAAAAAACTCTAGATTTAAATCTAGAGTTAATAACCATTTTAAAGACAATATTTCTAAAAATGGTAATGTAAATTCAGTGGGGTGTTTAAAGAATAAAAATAATATAAAAGAAGAAAGAAAAATTAACCAAATAGAAAAGTATCAAATAAGAAACTATTTCAATAAATGTAACTTTAAAACTGAAAAAGCTCTTTCTATATTGAATTTAAATACTGATAAAGATACCAAGATTGAGGCAATGAAAATCTTAAAACAAAATGAAATTGCCCTAATAAAACGTTTTAATATCAAAAAATTTTGCATTAAAGAAAAGCAAAACAAATTAAAGAACATTCTAAATAATACTCAAAAAGAATTAGAAAAAAATGGATACAATTCAGAACAATTAAAAATAAATTTCCAAAAAGTATACGAAAGTTACAAATTTAAGCCCCATTTTATTATTGAAAATCATAAATATAACGACTTAAGTAACATAAAACGCAAATTAGAAAAGTCAATTGAAAGAAAAAAAGAAAATTCTCAAAAAGATTATCAAAATTTAAAGGGAAATATTTTCAATATCCTTATTGAACAACTAAAAAAAGAAACAAATATCAGAATTTTAAAGCCAATTATAAAAGAATATTTGAATAACCAAAAGAAAATAGAATACAATAAAGTATTTGGTATATATTATCTTGAATTATTAGAAATAATAAAAAATGAAAAAAATTCTTTAACTGTAGAAGAATCTAACATAAAGGCAGTATAA
- a CDS encoding DUF226 domain-containing protein: MENAPEPIETVKKGKCKVECQNKERFILIEKGNGKAMYHTKIMMDIYKFGVYEKKHEFRLSLRALFNGERIVEETHLYPIKEGDKFIGIFYGYRKPIKKPLIKYQINGTRKAYALARAYYMEFRFKTGSVFCYFKGLYRLLDKKRTNNHYNKVLFSMFTDLEQQVYKFYGKKYPEQGPLIKWIIKNLK; the protein is encoded by the coding sequence ATGGAAAATGCACCAGAACCTATTGAAACTGTAAAAAAAGGCAAATGTAAAGTTGAATGCCAAAACAAAGAACGCTTTATTTTAATTGAAAAAGGAAATGGTAAAGCAATGTACCATACAAAAATAATGATGGACATTTACAAATTTGGAGTTTATGAGAAAAAACACGAATTTAGATTATCATTGAGGGCTTTATTTAATGGAGAAAGAATTGTTGAAGAAACTCACTTATACCCAATTAAAGAAGGAGATAAGTTTATTGGCATTTTTTATGGCTACAGAAAACCAATTAAAAAACCTTTAATAAAATATCAAATAAACGGAACTAGAAAAGCATATGCATTAGCAAGAGCATATTATATGGAATTTAGATTTAAAACCGGAAGTGTCTTTTGTTATTTCAAGGGATTATATCGATTGTTAGATAAAAAAAGAACAAATAATCACTACAACAAAGTTTTATTTAGTATGTTTACGGATTTAGAACAACAAGTATATAAATTTTATGGGAAAAAATACCCGGAACAAGGACCACTAATAAAATGGATAATAAAAAACCTAAAATAA
- a CDS encoding ParA family protein — protein MDNKKPKIITIASIKGGVGKSTSAIILATLLSKDNKVLLIDMDTQASVTSYFYKTLVESEFDLLEKNIYEVLKGNQLINDAIINVDHNFDLLPSYLSLHTFSEEPLPYKEHRLKDSFKYLKFKYNFIILDTNPHLDSTLSNALVVSKHVIVPMTAEKWTIESLQLLEFFTDKLKLKPKVFLFVTKFKKNKTHKDLLEMLQKKEKFLGIISEREDLNRRIAKNDRFDLDKDYIKEYVNVLNNFILKI, from the coding sequence ATGGATAATAAAAAACCTAAAATAATAACAATAGCGTCAATCAAGGGTGGTGTTGGTAAAAGTACAAGTGCAATAATTTTGGCAACGCTATTATCAAAAGACAATAAAGTACTTTTAATTGATATGGATACACAGGCTTCAGTTACTAGTTATTTTTATAAAACATTAGTAGAAAGTGAATTTGATTTACTTGAAAAAAATATATATGAAGTTTTAAAAGGAAATCAATTGATAAATGATGCAATTATCAATGTTGATCATAATTTTGATTTGTTGCCAAGCTATTTAAGCTTGCACACTTTTAGTGAAGAACCCTTGCCTTATAAGGAACATAGGTTAAAGGATAGCTTTAAATATTTAAAATTTAAATATAATTTTATTATACTTGATACTAATCCCCATTTAGATTCTACGTTATCCAATGCTTTAGTTGTTAGTAAACATGTTATAGTTCCAATGACTGCAGAAAAGTGGACTATTGAGAGTTTGCAACTATTAGAGTTTTTTACGGATAAATTAAAGTTGAAACCCAAAGTATTTTTATTTGTAACAAAATTTAAAAAAAATAAAACTCATAAAGATTTATTAGAAATGTTGCAAAAAAAAGAAAAGTTTTTGGGGATAATATCAGAACGTGAGGATTTAAATAGGAGAATAGCAAAAAATGATAGATTTGATTTAGATAAAGATTATATAAAGGAGTATGTAAACGTTTTAAATAATTTTATTTTAAAAATATGA